In Sphaerisporangium krabiense, the DNA window GTGTCCCGCGGATGCGCCTTGACCACCAGGTCGCCGGCGCGCACCACGGTCACCTTGGTGTTCTTGAGCACCGTCCACGGGCCCTCGCCCGCGAGGGCCGCGAGGGACCCGGCCAGGGTGGAGGTCAACGCGCCTTCGCCGGTCACCGGTCCAATCTACGTCGCGGTCATAAGGTGGTGACCATGAAAATTGGCTTCGGGGTACCGGTTTCGGGTCCGTGGGCGACGCCCGCGAACATGGTCCGTGTCGCGCGGCGGGCGCAGGAGCTCGGCTACGCGTCGCTGTGGGCGTTCCAGCGGCTTCTCTATCCCGTGGGTCATCCGATGGGCCCGGTCTACCGCTCGGTACAGGACCCGATCGTCACGCTGTCGTACCTCGCGGGCGTCACCGAGGACATCCGGCTCGGCCTCGCGATCGTCAACCTGCCGTTCTACTCCCCGGCGCTGCTGGCCAAGCAGCTCGCCACGCTGCAGGACGTCTCGGGCGGGCGCCTGGACGCCGGGCTCGGCCTCGGGTGGCTGGCGGAGGAGTTCACCGCCTCGGGCGCTCCCATGGCCGCGCGCGGGCGCAGGGCGGTGGAGTTCCTTCAGGTGCTGCGGCGGTTCTGGGCCGAGGACGTCGTCTCGCACAAGGGCGAGTTCTACGAGGTGCCGCCCGTGCACATGGACCCCAAGCCCCGGCCGGCCCCGCCGCCCGTGCTGCTCGGCGGGACCGCCGAGCCGGCGCTGCGCCGCGCGGGCGAGCTGGCCGACGGCTGGATCAGCTCCAGCCGCACCGACCTGTCCGCCATCCAGGACCAGATCCAGGTCATCAAGGACGCCGCCCGGGCGGCGGGCCGCGATCCGGAGTCGCTGCGCTTCATCTGCCGGGGCTCCACCAAGGTGCGCGAGGCCGGACTGCCCGGCCGTCCCATGCTCACCGGCTCGCTCGACGAGATCCGCGGCGACGTCGAACGCCTCGCCACCACCGGCCTGACCGAGCTGTTCCACGACCTCAACTTCGACCCCGAGATCGTCGCTCCGGGCACCGACCCCGCCGAGTCCATGCGCCGCGCCGAGGAGGCCCTCACGGCCCTGGCCCCGTCCTGACCCTCGATCTCGTCCCGCGCCGGCCCGTCGTGACCGCGACGGGCCGGCACCGCTCTGGCCGCGGCCATGGTCAGGGGAGGGTCTTGGCGATGATCGCGTTCACCGTCCTGACGACGGTCTCCCGCTGCGGCGGGGTGCCGGTGCGGTCGGCGAACAGGTGGTGGGTGGCGCCGATCAGGGTGGGGGCCAGGGTCTCGACGTCGGCGTCGGGGGTGAGGCGGCCGAGGGCGCGTTCCGCGGTGAGGTAGGAGCCGATCATGGCCGCGGCCTCGGCCAGGAGGGGGATCCCGGAGGGCCAGGTGCGGCGCAGGCGGGCGCGCAGCTCGTCCCGGAAGATGATGAGAGGGACGATGGCCACGGCGACCGAGTCGAACAGGTCCGTCAGGGCGTCGGTGAGGTTGCCGGCGACGGTGCCGGTCCCCGCGGCCTCCAGCAGGGCGAACGCCTGAGGGGCCATGCGGCCGGCGCGGTCGAGCACGAACTCGGCGAGGAAGCCGTCGAAGTCGTCGAAGTGCCGGTGCAGGACGCCTTTGGCGCAGCCCGCCTCCGTGGTGACGGCCCGGCTGGTCAGCGCGCTCGGCCCGTCGCGCAGCAGCACGCGTTCCGCCGCGTCGAACAACTGCTCCCTGACGTCGCGGATGGCCACGCCCGTCGGCATGGTGGATCCCTCATTCCCTTGGCGTGCGGCCCACGCGGTTGTCGAGTGGGCATGTGCCCACTATGGTGGGCGCATGCCCACTATACCTTCGGAGCAAGAGCCTCCCCAGCAGCTGCACCGGTTGCGGCAGGTCGCGGAGTCCTTCGGCGCGGACGCCGAACGCTACGACCGGGCCCGCCCCAGCTACCCCGGCGCCATGGTGGCCCGGATCGTCGCCGCCAGCCCCGGACCCGACGTCCTCGACGTCGGCTGCGGCACCGGCATCTCGTCCCGGCTGTTCCAGGCGGCCGGGTGCCGGGTGCTCGGCGTCGACGCCGACGCGCGGATGGCCGAACTGGCCCGGCGCAACGGACTGGAGGTCGAGGTCGCGACGTTCGAGGCGTGGGACCCCGCCGGGCGGGAGTTCGACGCGGTCGTCGCCGGGCAGGCGTGGCACTGGGTGGACGCGGTCGCGGGCGCCGCCAAGGCGGCGGAGGTGCTGCGGCCAGGCGGCCGGCTGGCGGTGTTCTGGAACGTGGCCGAGCCCCCCGCCGACCTGGCGGAGCGGTCCGCCGAGATCTACCGGCGCGTGCTGCCCGACCTGCCGCACGACGCGGCGACGTCCCCGATGGACGCCTACGGGGCGATGGCCGCCAAGGCGGCGGACGGGATACGGCAGGCGGGCGCGTTCGGCGACCCGGAGGAGTGGCGGTTCCCCTGGGAGCAGCACTACACGCGCGACGAGTGGCTCGACGTCCTGCCCACCCACGGCTTCCACACCCGGCTCCCCCCGGACCTCCTCCAGGAACTCCTCACCGCCACCGGCGCCGCCATCGACGCGGCCGGCGGCGCCTTCACCATGCGCTACACCACCCTGACCCTCACCGCCTCCCGCCCCACCCCCTGACCCCGGCCCCTGACCCCGCCGCACAATCCCATGCGGCACGGAGGTCTCCGGCCTCCGGGCTGCGTGGCTCGCCGGCGCGCGGTCATGGGTGGGATCGCGGTGCCTGGCCACGACGGTGCCGCACGGGTGGGTTCGACACACCTCAGCCATCAGAAATCATCTGACACTTGACCGCGCCGTACAGCCGGTCATCCAGACGACTCCGCAGGATGATCGAACTGACCTAGCCCTCCCGCGCGGCGCCGTCGTGGCGGATCACCGTGAGCCCACTCAAGAGGCACGTGAAGCCCGGAGGAGTCGTGGCGGGTGAGGCGCGACGGATCCCACGGCCGCCGGCTGGGACGCCGCCTTCCCCGTCGGCCGACCCCGGTTGGGGGCCGGCCGATGCGGACGTACATGCTTTTACCAGGACACTCTTGTCAGCTCTCAAAGTGTATGCAAAAGTGTGCTCACTTCGAGAGGAGGTGGCCGTGGGCAGGGTCATGGCCGGGAGCCCGCTGTACGACGAGGTCGTGCAATGGATGGACATCGAGGCCGAGTTGCTCGATGAGTACCGGGAGCGCGAGTGGCTCGAAGGCATGGTGAGCCAGGAGGTCGTCTACCAGGTGCCGTTGCGCCAGACCGTCGAGCGCGCCCGGGGCACCGGGTTCGTGGACGGGGTCTACCACCTGGACGAGACCTACGGATCCCTGAGGAGCCGGGTCGCGCGGAACGAGACCGCGTACGCGTGGGCGGAGGACCCGCCATCCCGGATCAGGCATTTCGTGACCAACATCCGCGCCTCCGAGGACGGCGACGCGATCGGCGTGCGGAGCAACCTCCTGATCTTCAGGACCCGCCAGGAGCAGACGCAGCCGCAGCTGCTGTCCGGCGAGCGCCGTGACGTGCTGCGCCGCGAGGACGGCGTGCTGAAGCTCTACCGCCGCCGGGTCCTGCTCGACCTGACGGTGATCGGCACCCACAACCTGTCCATCTTCTTCTGAGGTCCCGAGGAGCAACCCCGATGACGATCACTGGGCCCACGAGGGCGGACGCGCTCCTCGACGCGCTGGACCGCGGCCTTCCCCACGGCGAGATCCCGGTCGGCCTGTTCGGCAACCAGGAGATCTACGACCGCGAGCTGCGGCGGCTGTTCGGCCGCTGCTGGGTCTTCCTGGCCCACGAGTCGGAGATCGAGGCCAAGGGCGACTACGTGCTGCGCAAGATCGGTGAGGACAGCTTCATCGTGATCCGCGACGAGCACGGCGGGATCAACGTCCTGTTCGACGCCTGCCGCCACCGCGGCGTGCAGGTCTGCCGCTCCGACTCCGGCAACACCTCCCACTTCCGCTGCCCGTACCACGGCTGGACGTACAACACCAAGGGCGACCTGGTCGGCGCGCCGCTGTGGCGCAACGCGTTCGGCGGCATGCCCAAGGAGGGCAACGGCCTCACCAAGGCGGCCAAGGTGGCGTCCTACCACGGGCTGGTCTTCGCCACGCTGGACCCCTCGGCGCCCCCGCTGGAGGAGTACCTCGGCGGCATGGCCTGGTACCTGGACCTGCTGTTCGGCCTCAACGAGCACGGCATGGAGATCGTCGGAGCGCCGCAGCGCTTCGTCATCGACGCGAACTGGAAGTCCGGCAGCGACAACTTCGCCGGCGACGACTACCACCTCGGCACGCTGCACCGTTCGGTGTGGGAGATCGGCGCCTTCCCGGTGCCGTTCCGCGAGAACATGATGGGCTACCACGTCCAGGCCGCGCCGGGGCATTCGCTGTCGTTCTCGATGGCCCCCACCGAGGACGAGCCGGGCCCCAAGTTCTTCGGCTTCCCCGAGGAGCTCGTCGCCACGTTCGACACCAGCCGGATCAGCGCGCACCAACTCGACATCGCCCGCCGCTCGCGCGTCATGGTCGCCAACGTCTTCCCGAACTTCTCGATCCTGGCGCTGCCGATGACCGAGGACGGCGCCCACCACCCGCCGACCGGCGTGGTGACGATCCGCACCTGGCAGCCGCACGGCGTCGGCCAGGTCGAGATCTGGAACTGGTTCTGCGTCTACAAGAACATGACGCCCGCGCAGAAGGACCGGGCGTACCGGGCCGGGCTCGGCACGTTCTCCATGGGCGGCGCGTTCGAGATGGACGACACCGAGCCGTGGATCACCGTCAGCCGCACCGGCCGCTCGGTCGCCGCCGACCTGCTCGACTTCAAGCTCAACTACCAGATGGGCATGCCGGGCGTCGGCATCGCCAAGCCGGTCGAGGACTGGCCCGGCCCCGGCATCTCCTACTGGACCCGGTACGAGGAGGGCGTGCAGCGCAACCTCTACCGCTTCTACGGCGACATGATGCGCGCGGAGCCGGGCGCCTGGCCGAAGTTCTCCTTCGATGACTGAGGTCCCCGCGGGCCTCGGCGGCCGG includes these proteins:
- a CDS encoding TIGR03619 family F420-dependent LLM class oxidoreductase produces the protein MKIGFGVPVSGPWATPANMVRVARRAQELGYASLWAFQRLLYPVGHPMGPVYRSVQDPIVTLSYLAGVTEDIRLGLAIVNLPFYSPALLAKQLATLQDVSGGRLDAGLGLGWLAEEFTASGAPMAARGRRAVEFLQVLRRFWAEDVVSHKGEFYEVPPVHMDPKPRPAPPPVLLGGTAEPALRRAGELADGWISSSRTDLSAIQDQIQVIKDAARAAGRDPESLRFICRGSTKVREAGLPGRPMLTGSLDEIRGDVERLATTGLTELFHDLNFDPEIVAPGTDPAESMRRAEEALTALAPS
- a CDS encoding TetR/AcrR family transcriptional regulator, which encodes MPTGVAIRDVREQLFDAAERVLLRDGPSALTSRAVTTEAGCAKGVLHRHFDDFDGFLAEFVLDRAGRMAPQAFALLEAAGTGTVAGNLTDALTDLFDSVAVAIVPLIIFRDELRARLRRTWPSGIPLLAEAAAMIGSYLTAERALGRLTPDADVETLAPTLIGATHHLFADRTGTPPQRETVVRTVNAIIAKTLP
- a CDS encoding class I SAM-dependent methyltransferase, encoding MPTIPSEQEPPQQLHRLRQVAESFGADAERYDRARPSYPGAMVARIVAASPGPDVLDVGCGTGISSRLFQAAGCRVLGVDADARMAELARRNGLEVEVATFEAWDPAGREFDAVVAGQAWHWVDAVAGAAKAAEVLRPGGRLAVFWNVAEPPADLAERSAEIYRRVLPDLPHDAATSPMDAYGAMAAKAADGIRQAGAFGDPEEWRFPWEQHYTRDEWLDVLPTHGFHTRLPPDLLQELLTATGAAIDAAGGAFTMRYTTLTLTASRPTP
- a CDS encoding aromatic-ring-hydroxylating dioxygenase subunit beta; the encoded protein is MGRVMAGSPLYDEVVQWMDIEAELLDEYREREWLEGMVSQEVVYQVPLRQTVERARGTGFVDGVYHLDETYGSLRSRVARNETAYAWAEDPPSRIRHFVTNIRASEDGDAIGVRSNLLIFRTRQEQTQPQLLSGERRDVLRREDGVLKLYRRRVLLDLTVIGTHNLSIFF
- a CDS encoding aromatic ring-hydroxylating oxygenase subunit alpha → MTITGPTRADALLDALDRGLPHGEIPVGLFGNQEIYDRELRRLFGRCWVFLAHESEIEAKGDYVLRKIGEDSFIVIRDEHGGINVLFDACRHRGVQVCRSDSGNTSHFRCPYHGWTYNTKGDLVGAPLWRNAFGGMPKEGNGLTKAAKVASYHGLVFATLDPSAPPLEEYLGGMAWYLDLLFGLNEHGMEIVGAPQRFVIDANWKSGSDNFAGDDYHLGTLHRSVWEIGAFPVPFRENMMGYHVQAAPGHSLSFSMAPTEDEPGPKFFGFPEELVATFDTSRISAHQLDIARRSRVMVANVFPNFSILALPMTEDGAHHPPTGVVTIRTWQPHGVGQVEIWNWFCVYKNMTPAQKDRAYRAGLGTFSMGGAFEMDDTEPWITVSRTGRSVAADLLDFKLNYQMGMPGVGIAKPVEDWPGPGISYWTRYEEGVQRNLYRFYGDMMRAEPGAWPKFSFDD